The genomic DNA CGGGAACTGGGTCAAGGTCGCCCACGGGGAGCAGGAAGGCTGGATCCAGGCCGGGCACGGGCTGCCCGTGTGCTATTGGCTTGTCAACGGCGGGTTCTTCGCTCAAGATTAAAAAAGCGAGGACGCTGACGCGAATGACCACGCCTCATCCAAAGCCCCGTTACAACAAGGGTTTTTTCTGGACCGCCCTGATCGTGCTGTTCCTCGGCGGCACCATCGCCCTGCTCTTGTCGCTGGACCGGACCAACGTTTCCGCGCGGCTGGCCGTACGCACGACGCTGCTGCTCACGGGTTCCGCGATGATCCTCTGCCTGATCTGCGGCACCGCCGACTGGTGGCTGAAGCGATAGTTTTCGCCCTCACTCGATGTAGACGCGGTCGAGGGCCGCGTTGATATCGGTGAGGATCTCGTAGGGAATGGTCCGGCAGGCGGCGGCCATTTCGCCCGCCCAGATGCTCTCCGAGCGCTGCTCGCCGAGCAGCACGGCCTCGTCGCCCTCCTGCGCCGTCCGCTCCGGGCCGAGGTCCGCGGTGATCCAGTTCATGCTCACGCGCCCGACGACCGGGCATCGCCATCCGCCGATCAGCACCGAGCCCTTGTTGCCGAGCAGACGGTTGTACCCGTCCGCATACCCGACGCTCAACGTGGCGAGCGTGGTCGGGGCGGTGGTCGTGAACTGGCTGTAGTACCCCACCGAAAAGCCCGCCGGGACCCGCTTGACCTGCATGACGTGGGCCTTCCACTGCAGGATCGGTTTCGTGTGGAAGCGCAGGGCGGGATCGGCGGCCCCGTACCCGTAGAGCACGATGCCGGGCCGGATCGCGTCGAGATCCCAGTCGCGGAAGTAGAGCGCGGCCCGGCTGCTGGAGACGTGGCGGAACAGGCGCCCGCCGAGCCGTTGTTCGATCGCGGCCGCGGCCGTGCTGAAGCGTTCCCACTGCGCGCGGGCGGGGGCCGGCTTGCGGGGCTCGACCGTCGCGAAATGCGTACAAAGGCCGCGGATCTCCAGGCCCGACGCGGCACCCAGGCGGTCCAACGCGGCGCCGGCCTCCTCCCACCAGACGCCCAGACGCCCCATGCCCGTATCCACCTTCAAATGCACGGGCAGGCTTCTACCCACCAACCGGGCAGCCCGCCCTAGCTCCGCGGCATGCTTCTCGCTGATGACCACCGGCGTGATGTTCCGCTCCAGCAGCACGGGCACATCGGCGGCTTCCACGGCGCCGAGCACGAGGATCTGGACCTCGGGCAGCGCCCGG from Kiritimatiellia bacterium includes the following:
- the alr gene encoding alanine racemase, which encodes MKSSWVQVDLRRLAENIRALRSALRPQTEILFVVKANAYGHGLVPVAVHAARQGVRWFGVAYLREALEVRRALPEVQILVLGAVEAADVPVLLERNITPVVISEKHAAELGRAARLVGRSLPVHLKVDTGMGRLGVWWEEAGAALDRLGAASGLEIRGLCTHFATVEPRKPAPARAQWERFSTAAAAIEQRLGGRLFRHVSSSRAALYFRDWDLDAIRPGIVLYGYGAADPALRFHTKPILQWKAHVMQVKRVPAGFSVGYYSQFTTTAPTTLATLSVGYADGYNRLLGNKGSVLIGGWRCPVVGRVSMNWITADLGPERTAQEGDEAVLLGEQRSESIWAGEMAAACRTIPYEILTDINAALDRVYIE